One segment of Solanum stenotomum isolate F172 chromosome 1, ASM1918654v1, whole genome shotgun sequence DNA contains the following:
- the LOC125853490 gene encoding uncharacterized protein LOC125853490: MVQQPPTWCEVCGGGDHNAEVCGVNPKSVHFVGKTHRGGNQQNYGNTYNPSWRNHPNFSWGGNQNQHQGQKQYMPQGSGQHYNQQSHGNQQATKQATQNLEKQFGQFASAQNSQPQGGLPGNIDPKPKQVNVVSTRSGRPLEELMSKIKAVEEKGKQVDEAGPSEQRVDEEPKAKPPPPFPQKFKKQKEDEYFDMVANKSRLAEYATVALTEECSSRIQNKLPAKLKDPRSFTVQIKIGKCIEARGLCDLGANINLMPTSMFLKLGLGRPKSTTIMLQLADRLVARPDDVVEDVLVQVGTLIFSMDFVILDFELDPEVPFILGRPFLGIGGALIDVAVGRLTMRAHDKVRVFDVYKAIKLPAIYEELSAITIIDEETTTKYVEARDPLEKVLIGKDIEGDTEA; this comes from the exons ATGGTGCAACAACCACCAACATGGTGTGAAGTATGTGGAGGTGGAGATCACAATGCTGAGGTATGTGGAGTAAACCCAAAATCTGTTCATTTTGTAGGTAAAACACACCGAGGAGGAAATCAACAAAATTATGGCAACACCTACAATCCAAGCTGGCGGAACCACCCAAACTTCTCATGGGGTGGTAATCAAAACCAACACCAAGGACAGAAGCAGTACATGCCACAAGGTAGTGGACAACATTACAATCAACAAAGCCATGGTAATCAGCAAGCTACCAAGCAAG CGACTCAGAATTTGGAGAAGCAGTTTGGGCAATTTGCTAGTGCACAGAATTCCCAACCACAAGGAGGTTTGCCTGGTAATATTGATCCAAAGCCAAAACAAGTAAATGTTGTGAGTACTCGTAGTGGTCGTCCATTGGAGGAGTTAATGTCAAAGATCAAAGCtgttgaagaaaaaggaaaacaggTAGATGAAGCTGGACCAAGTGAGCAAAGGGTGGATGAGGAACCAAAAGCAAAACCACCTCCTCCATTCCCACAGAAATTCAAAAAGCAGAAGGAGGATGAATATTTCG ATATGGTAGCCAACAAGAGTAGATTGGCGGAGTATGCAACAGTGGCACTCACTGAGGAGTGCAGTTCTAGGATCCAGAATAAGCTCCCAGCTAAGTTGAAAGATCCAAGGAGTTTTACTGTGCAAATAAAAATTGGTAAGTGTATTGAGGCAAGAGGGTTGTGCGATTTGGGCGCAAATATCAACTTGATGCCTACTTCCATGTTTCTTAAGTTGGGACTAGGAAGGCCTAAGTCCACAACCATAATGTTGCAATTAGCTGACCGTTTGGTAGCAAGGCCAGATGACGTTGTTGAGGATGTCTTAGTTCAAGTGGGAACTCTGATCTTCTCCATGGATTTTGTCATCTTGGATTTTGAGCTTGACCCGGAGGTCCCATTTATTTTAGGACGCCCATTCCTAGGAATCGGTGGTGCGTTAATTGATGTGGCGGTTGGTAGACTGACGATGAGGGCTCATGACAAGGTAAGGGTATTTGATGTGTACAAGGCAATAAAGTTACCTGCAATATATGAGGAGTTGTCTGCAATTACAATCATTGATGAGGAAACAACAACTAAATATGTTGAAGCCCGAGACCCTTTAGAGAAAGTGTTAATTGGGAAGGACATTGAGGGGGACACTGAAGCCTAG